A DNA window from Fragaria vesca subsp. vesca linkage group LG3, FraVesHawaii_1.0, whole genome shotgun sequence contains the following coding sequences:
- the LOC101293072 gene encoding ATP synthase gamma chain, chloroplastic-like, producing MSCSNVTMWVSSKPSLTDTSTLSFRSCLSPFQLPSQNSLTGNPSRSSTVTCGLRELRDRIASVSNTKKITEAMKLVAAAKVRRAQEAVVNGRPFSQTLVEVLYNINEQLQVEDIDSPLTNVRPVKKVALVVVTGDRGLCGGFNNQIIKKAERRIAELKALGLEYTIVSVGKKGNSYFSRRPYIPVDKFIEGTNQPTAKEAQAIADDVFSLFVSEEVDKVELLYTKFVSLVKADPVIHTLLPLSPKGEICDINGTCVDAAEDEFFRLTTKEGKLTVERDATTTATVDFSPILQFEQDPVQILDALLPLYLNSQVLRALQESLASELAARMTAMSNASDNAVELKKNLSQVYNRQRQAKITGEILEIVSGADALT from the coding sequence ATGTCTTGTTCAAATGTGACAATGTGGGTGTCCTCTAAACCTTCCCTCACTGACACCTCCACCCTCTCCTTCCGCTCTTGCCTCAGCCCTTTCCAGCTTCCTTCTCAGAACTCACTCACCGGCAACCCATCAAGATCTTCCACCGTGACATGTGGCCTCCGTGAGCTTCGTGATCGTATTGCCTCTGTATCCAACACCAAGAAGATCACCGAAGCCATGAAGCTTGTGGCTGCTGCCAAAGTCCGTAGAGCTCAAGAAGCTGTCGTAAATGGAAGACCTTTTTCGCAAACTCTAGTGGAAGTCCTTTACAACATCAATGAGCAGCTCCAAGTAGAAGACATAGATTCACCTCTTACCAATGTTAGACCTGTCAAGAAGGTCGCTCTTGTTGTTGTGACAGGTGATCGTGGTCTTTGCGGAGGTTTCAACAATCAGATCATTAAGAAAGCCGAGAGGAGGATTGCGGAGTTGAAGGCTCTTGGTCTTGAGTATACTATTGTGAGTGTTGGCAAGAAGGGTAACTCCTATTTTTCACGTCGGCCTTATATTCCGGTTGATAAGTTCATTGAAGGAACCAATCAACCTACCGCCAAGGAAGCACAGGCCATAGCCGATGACGTTTTCTCTCTTTTTGTTAGTGAGGAAGTCGACAAGGTGGAGCTTCTGTACACCAAGTTCGTGTCTTTGGTGAAGGCTGATCCTGTGATTCACACCTTGTTGCCACTCTCACCGAAAGGAGAGATTTGCGACATCAATGGCACTTGTGTAGATGCTGCTGAAGATGAGTTCTTCAGATTGACAACAAAAGAAGGGAAATTGACAGTAGAGAGAGATGCAACCACTACAGCTACCGTTGATTTCTCTCCGATTCTGCAGTTTGAGCAGGATCCTGTTCAGATTCTCGATGCATTGCTACCTTTGTACCTTAACAGTCAAGTTTTGAGGGCATTGCAGGAGTCATTGGCAAGTGAGCTTGCTGCTAGGATGACTGCTATGAGCAATGCGTCGGATAATGCAGTCGAGTTGAAGAAGAACTTGTCGCAGGTTTACAACAGGCAGCGCCAGGCGAAAATCACCGGGGAGATCTTGGAGATTGTTTCTGGTGCCGATGCTTTAACCTAA
- the LOC101297625 gene encoding uncharacterized protein LOC101297625 has product MSKMSSCSNEESTEVGCVSPQKVVSASEKLNEDDESALRCEEEVEEDENEDEDEEEDVDFNPFLKGAVSPEASSSLSSEVEGIDGEVDDVSGNNGVDLNVACEEEACATEDSEQGEEEMVMQTGASSEDVSDNELGNFDSGIEHVEEKDVTEGQLSSKADTRTSTIDLDDEGEDAICKRTRARYSLASFTLDELETFLQETDDDDDLQNVDDEEEYRKFLTAVLQGREGDDQLTKENENAADEEDEENDADFELELEELLDSDVDENTMEKNTVYGGAGRRPKTRQNRKSSARSRKNLGQTKRSLRPLLPNLPHYPVSTFYTQDMMTSIPGTASSCLSSTIDNRFKSGFTAPQIGQLHHLIYEHVQLLIQVFSLCVLDNSRQHIASQVQRLICEMLHKRNEVLAWKNVPYPNICFCPSVPTEAPQSRLIQSTLPSSLTSDVHTASSPSNNQILVSPNVSPFWVPSISGPVLSVLDVAPLSLIGRYMDDIDTAVQRNQRRYRETISDSCLEKEPLFPLLNFPLRDQANCEVVSGVGSSAVNGSPCSPSQPPKKSLAAAIVESTKKQSVALVPREIANLAQRFYPLFNPALYPHKPPPAAVTNRVLFTDAEDELLALGLMEYNTDWKAIQQRFLPCKTKHQIYVRQKNRCSSRAPENSIKAVRRMKTSPLTAEEISCIEEGLKAYKYDLMAVWKFVVPHRDPSLLPRQWRTALGTQKSYKLDEAKKEKRRLYDLKRRENKKADMSSWQSSYEKEDCQAEKSCGENNSADGPMDNAGETYVHEAFLADWRPGTSSGERNPHPGIDGHKEAPHSQTGNMHQFPSASKYPQNPSSHMTGVGQYASSATKLSHPVSTSSTSGSQFCYPTHQARRTTGAHLVKLAPDLPPVNLPPSVRVVSQSAFKGNVRGTTSHVAGAGGGLGATKENAVSQVGRSGTFNSVAARQNKSQYAKESVTKLRPEETNSFKEKRVEKGGDTGSDLQMHPLLFQPPEDGRLPYYPLNCSTSNSGSYSFLSGNQPQLHLTLLHDPHQENQVDGPVRTLKESNVISRGIDFHPLMQRTENVNSVAVTKCSTAPLAVGSRVQHPSKSFQTEVPEATGAKPSPDEGGIELDLEIHLSSTSRKEKTLKSREVSHHNLVKSRTAPGTGTTMIAQSVNSPIYIHAENSSASSSKFVSGSNTLVIPSNNMSRYNPDEMGDPSQPDIEMEQEELSDSAEESEENVEFECEEMADSEGEEDGSACEQIAEMQNKDVASFTKKRPATAEGDDNIHIHRIPSLELGLSNQGMDDVSNSSWLSLDTYSADHADSMTSEPLAVKDLVLPRPVKSCKKVRLRTRANSQKQVVDMAQQLSLGPLALPPVRKPRKRVCRPNLNIRLTVENSSSDN; this is encoded by the exons ATGTCGAAAATGTCTTCATGTTCGAATGAAGAATCAACCGAAGTTGGGTGTGTTAGTCCTCAGAAGGTTGTTTCTGCTAGTGAGAAGTTGAATGAGGATGATGAAAGTGCTTTGAGATGCGAAGAGGAAGTGGAAGAGGATGAGAATGAGGATGAGGATGAGGAAGAGGATGTAGATTTCAATCCTTTTCTTAAAGGAGCTGTTTCGCCGGAGGCTTCTTCGAGTCTGAGCTCTGAAGTGGAAGGTATAGATGGCGAAGTTGATGACGTCAGCGGAAACAATGGTGTTGATTTGAATGTGGCTTGTGAGGAGGAGGCGTGTGCTACCGAAGATTCTGAGCAAGGGGAGGAAGAAATGGTTATGCAAACTGGTGCTTCGTCTGAAGACGTGTCGGATAATGAATTGGGAAACTTTGATTCCGGAATTGAACATGTGGAAGAAAAGGATGTTACTGAAGGTCAGTTGAGTAGCAAAGCGGACACCAGGACGTCCACAATAGATCTAGATGATGAGGGTGAAGATGCTATATGTAAACGTACACGTGCCCGCTATTCCTTAGCAAGTTTCACACTTGATGAACTGGAAACTTTTCTTCAAGAAACAGATGATGATGACGACCTCCAAAATGTTGATGATGAAGAAGAGTACAGGAAATTTCTCACCGCCGTTTTACAGGGTCGAGAAGGTGATGACCAGTTGACGAAAGAAAATGAAAATGCTGCTGATGAGGAAGATGAGGAGAATGATGCAGACTTTGAATTAGAACTAGAGGAGCTTCTTGATAGTGATGTGGATGAAAATACTATGGAAAAAAATACAGTGTATGGGGGAGCTGGAAGGCGACCTAAGACTAGGCAGAATAGAAAGTCCTCCGCTCGATCTAGGAAGAACTTAGGACAGACAAAGAGGTCATTGCGTCCGCTTTTACCAAATTTGCCACATTACCCAGTTTCCACTTTTTATACTCAGGACATGATGACTTCAATACCTGGGACGGCTTCAAGCTGTTTGTCTTCTACAATAGATAATCGTTTTAAAAGTGGATTCACTGCTCCCCAGATAGGCCAGTTGCACCATTTGATCTATGAACATGTGCAGCTGCTTATTCAAGTATTTTCATTGTGTGTACTTGATAACTCCCGGCAACATATTGCCTCCCAAGTTCAGAGATTGATCTGTGAGATGCTCCACAAGCGCAACGAAGTACTGGCATGGAAAAATGTACCATATCCTAATATTTGCTTTTGTCCATCAGTGCCAACTGAAGCACCTCAATCCCGGCTGATACAGAGCACCTTACCGTCATCCCTCACATCTGATGTGCATACAGCGTCTTCTCCTTCCAATAATCAGATTTTAGTTTCCCCAAATGTTTCTCCTTTCTGGGTACCTTCTATAAGTGGTCCTGTGCTATCTGTCCTGGATGTAGCTCCGCTTAGTTTGATTGGGAGATACATGGATGATATTGATACCG CTGTCCAGCGGAATCAACGGCGTTACAGGGAAACTATTTCTGATAGTTGCCTTGAAAAAGAGCCTCTGTTTCCCCTTCTTAACTTCCCATTACGTGATCAAGCCAACTGTGAAGTTGTTAGTGGGGTGGGTTCCTCAGCTGTCAATGGGAGTCCATGTTCACCTAGTCAACCACCTAAGAAGTCACTGGCTGCAGCAATTGTTGAAAGTACCAAGAAGCAATCAGTTGCTTTAGTTCCAAGGGAAATCGCAAACTTGGCCCAGAGATTTTATCCTTTGTTCAACCCCGCATTATATCCCCATAAGCCACCCCCAGCAGCTGTCACAAATCGGGTGCTTTTCACTGATGCAGAAGATGA ATTATTAGCATTGGGGTTAATGGAGTATAATACTGATTGGAAGGCTATCCAACAACGTTTTCTTCCTTGCAAGACAAAGCACCAG ATTTATGTCAGGCAGAAAAATCGTTGCTCATCAAGGGCACCAGAAAACTCCATAAAG GCAGTTCGGAGGATGAAAACCTCACCTTTGACCGCAGAAGAGATATCCTGTATTGAGGAG GGACTCAAGGCTTATAAATACGACTTGATGGCCGTATGGAAGTTTGTTGTCCCACATCGAGATCCATCCCTGCTACCCCGGCAGTGGCGCACCGCTCTTGGAACTCAGAAATCATATAAGCTGGATGAAGCAAAAAAGGAGAAGCGGCGGTTATATGATTTAAAAAGAAGAGAAAATAAAAAAGCAGATATGTCAAGTTGGCAAAGTTCATATGAGAAAGAG GACTGTCAGGCTGAAAAATCTTGTGGAGAAAACAACAGTGCAGATGGGCCCATGGATAATGCAGGTGAAACTTACGTTCATGAGGCCTTTTTAGCCGATTGGAGACCGGGTACTTCCAGTGGAGAGAGAAACCCTCACCCTGGTATTGATGGACATAAAGAAGCTCCTCATTCCCAGACCGGTAATATGCACCAATTTCCATCTGCCTCAAAGTATCCACAGAATCCTTCATCTCATATGACTGGAGTCGGACAATATGCATCTAGTGCCACAAAACTGAGTCATCCTGTTTCGACCTCAAGCACCTCTGGTTCCCAGTTTTGTTATCCAACACATCAAGCTCGTAGAACTACTGGTGCACACTTGGTTAAACTAGCACCAGACTTGCCCCCTGTGAATCTTCCACCATCCGTTCGTGTTGTCTCACAATCTGCCTTTAAAGGAAATGTACGTGGGACAACTTCCCATGTTGCTGGTGCTGGAGGTGGTCTTGGTGCCACAAAAGAGAATGCAGTTTCTCAAGTTGGAAGGTCTGGAACCTTTAATTCTGTAGCAGCTAGACAGAATAAAAGCCAGTATGCGAAAGAAAGTGTTACAAAATTGCGCCCAGAAGAGACTAATAGTTTCAAGGAAAAGCGTGTAGAGAAAGGAGGAGATACTGGTTCTGATCTTCAGATGCATCCTTTGCTGTTCCAACCCCCTGAAGATGGACGTTTGCCGTACTACCCATTGAACTGCAGCACTAGCAATTCCGGTTCTTACAGTTTTCTATCAGGGAACCAGCCTCAGCTACATTTAACTCTTTTACATGATCCTCACCAAGAAAATCAGGTTGATGGTCCTGTCAGAACATTGAAAGAATCCAATGTGATATCACGCGGCATTGATTTCCATCCACTTATGCAAAGAACTGAGAATGTAAATAGCGTTGCAGTAACAAAATGCTCAACCGCACCCCTTGCTGTTGGTTCACGTGTCCAACATCCTTCTAAATCCTTTCAGACTGAGGTTCCAGAGGCTACTGGCGCTAAACCTAGTCCTGATGAGGGAGGTATTGAACTGGATTTGGAGATCCACCTAAGTTCTACATCCAGAAAGGAAAAGACTTTGAAAAGTAGGGAAGTAAGTCATCATAATTTGGTTAAATCAAGAACTGCTCCTGGTACTGGGACTACAATGATAGCTCAAAGTGTGAATTCTCCAATTTATATCCATGCTGAAAATTCTTCTGCAAGTAGTAGCAAGTTTGTTTCTGGCAGTAATACATTGGTTATACCAAGTAATAACATGAGTAGATACAACCCAGATGAAATGGGTGACCCGTCTCAACCTGATATTGAGATGGAACAGGAAGAGTTAAGCGACTCTGCTGAAGAAAGTGAAGAAAATGTTGAGTTCGAGTGCGAGGAGATGGCAGATTCTGAAGGAGAGGAAGATGGATCAGCATGTGAACAAATTGCTGAGATGCAGAACAAG GATGTTGCAAGTTTCACAAAGAAAAGACCTGCAACAGCAGAGGGTGATGACAACATACACATTCATAGAATTCCTTCCTTAGAGTTGGGTTTATCAAATCAAGGAATGGATGATGTTAGTAATTCCTCATGGTTAAGTCTGGATACATATTCAGCAGATCATGCAGACAGCATGACTAGTGAACCCCTTGCTGTGAAAGATCTAGTGTTACCTCGTCCTGTCAAATCTTGTAAGAAAGTGAGACTGAGAACACGAGCTAATTCACAGAAACAAGTGGTGGACATGGCGCAACAACTGAGCTTGGGTCCTCTAGCACTTCCCCCTGTGAGAAAACCCAGGAAACGGGTATGCAGACCCAATTTGAACATACGTTTGACTGTAGAAAACTCCAGCAGTGATAACTAA
- the LOC101292484 gene encoding LOW QUALITY PROTEIN: tRNA wybutosine-synthesizing protein 2/3/4-like (The sequence of the model RefSeq protein was modified relative to this genomic sequence to represent the inferred complete CDS: substituted 2 bases at 2 genomic stop codons): protein MEFEKRKAATLTSLRSEETDKSPKGTVDTPIIPLLDVINRHRDYFTTSSCSGRISILSQPAARRVSKKKASGGAWLYISHDPADPDSVLDLVFRRRSDPTRNELRDDDDHDDVVFRFEPLIVAVECRDVAAAQVLVSKAIASGFRESGITSSNKRVIIAIRCSIRLEVPLGSSREIMVSREYLRFLVGVANEKFEANRKRTDAFLEALQSESGGFVAGPPAGGSYDNALPVESFILSKCVLQDTFQCXCESKVXVFETLAGLNGAPGCSSLSVVEIEVSGESEENLYLWGHSACALENNAENGVLVFGGFGGMGRHARRNQSLLVDPLSGGLRVIRVGSGPSSRLGHTACLVGDRVFVIGGRADPEKILSDVWVLDIQKNEWTLVECSGDVFPPRHRHAAAVVGSKLYVFGGLNNDAVTSSLHVLDTDNMQWTEIHVSEEGPCGRHSHSMVASGSQLYIFGGYDGEQALGDLYRFDTQTSKCRWKKVKSSGRSPHARFSHSMFVYKNHLGVIGGCPVRQHCQELAILDLRLCMWRHVKLESTGEDLFIRSTANVVGDELVMIGGGASCYAFGTKFSKPMKINLLPLKLRDDNFKPVVREVHTDQIDIMKSEKRRQEQVQSSKTLTGAPDLNFKSEPTADGIGQHADAYWVLKLEKKYAKIGKDILKKFGWLDLARKVYSVEGGLHICFPVSAKFSDVLKENQHNMVNLFEGQSDHIHKPAIGAKCLIDELTCSKALDILKECGATMLVDEVVEIKKTAKSPLKIMSEAVASLLKDKDLPAGLLEELPTRWERLGDIVVLPVTSFKNPLWDSIAEELWPVIAKSVNAARLARQGRVASNGTRDSTLEILIGDNGWVDHRENGIVYSFDATKCMFSWGNLSEKLRMGSLDCRDEIVVDLFAGIGYFVLPFLVRAKAKLVYACEWNPHAVEALRRNVQANSVSDRCIILEGDNRTTAPQGVADRVCLGLIPSSELSWATAVRALRGEGGMLHVHGNVVDSEENLWTKHISESIAEAARSQGHFWEVSIEHLERVKWYAPHIRHVVVDVRCRQAQK, encoded by the exons ATGGAGTTCGAGAAACGAAAAGCGGCGACGCTGACGTCACTGAGGTCGGAAGAGACGGACAAGTCGCCGAAGGGCACGGTGGACACTCCGATCATACCTCTCCTCGACGTCATCAACCGCCACCGCGACTACTTCACCACCAGCTCCTGCTCCGGCCGAATCTCCATCCTCTCTCAGCCCGCCGCCCGCCGCGTCTCCAAGAAGAAAGCCTCCGGCGGCGCGTGGCTCTACATCTCTCACGACCCGGCCGATCCCGACTCGGTCCTCGACCTCGTCTTCCGCCGCCGCTCCGATCCGACTCGCAACGAGCTCCGAGACGACGACGACCACGACGACGTCGTTTTCAGATTCGAGCCGCTGATCGTCGCCGTCGAGTGCAGGGACGTGGCGGCGGCGCAGGTTCTGGTGTCGAAGGCCATAGCGTCCGGGTTCAGAGAGTCCGGCATTACGAGTTCAAATAAGCGCGTGATAATCGCGATTCGGTGCTCGATACGATTGGAGGTTCCGCTCGGGAGTAGCCGCGAGATTATGGTTTCTCGCGAGTATTTGAGGTTCCTTGTGGGAGTGGCAAACGAGAAATTCGAGGCCAACAGGAAGAGGACCGATGCTTTTCTGGAGGCTCTGCAGAGTGAGAGTGGAGGATTTGTGGCGGGGCCTCCGGCTGGTGGAAGTTACGACAATGCCCTTCCCG TTGAGAGCTTTATTTTGAGCAAATGTGTGTTGCAGGACACGTTTCAGTGTTAATGTGAAAGCAAAGTCTGAGTCTTTGAAACATTGGCAGGGTTGAACGGAGCTCCCGGTTGCTCTAGTCTTTCTGTTGTTGAGATAGAGGTTTCCGGGGAGTCTGAGGAGAATCTTTACCTTTGGGGTCATTCGGCTTGCGCGTTGGAGAACAATGCGGAGAATGGGGTTCTTGTGTTTGGTGGATTTGGAGGCATGGGGAGACATGCGAGAAGAAATCAGTCTTTGCTGGTGGATCCATTGTCTGGTGGTTTGAGAGTGATTCGGGTGGGGAGTGGTCCTTCTTCGAGATTAGGACACACGGCTTGTTTGGTTGGAGATCGTGTGTTTGTTATTGGAGGAAGGGCTGACCCTGAGAAAATTTTGAGTGATGTATGGGTCCTTGATATACAGAAGAATGAATGGACGCTCGTGGAATGTTCTGGTGACGTGTTTCCTCCCAG GCATCGACATGCTGCGGCCGTTGTAGGATCAAAGTTATATGTGTTTGGTGGGCTTAACAATGATGCAGTCACTTCTTCCTTGCATGTACTGGATACAGATAATATGCAGTGGACAGAGATACATGTCAGTGAGGAAGGTCCTTGTGGCCGACATTCTCACTCAATGGTAGCATCGGGATCTCAGCTATATATCTTTGGAGGGTATGATGGTGAGCAAGCACTTGGAGACTTGTACAGGTTTGATACCCAAACATCTAAATGTAGATGGAAAAAAGTTAAGTCGTCTGGGAGAAGTCCCCATGCAAGGTTCTCGCACTCCATGTTTGTGTACAAAAATCATCTTGGAGTTATTGGTGGTTGTCCAGTTAGACAACATTGCCAAGAGTTGGCAATTCTTGATTTACGACTGTGCATGTGGAGGCATGTAAAACTGGAATCCACTGGTGAAGATTTGTTTATACGTAGCACTGCCAATGTTGTTGGTGATGAACTTGTTATGATTGGTGGCGGGGCATCTTGTTATGCATTTGGTACAAAGTTCAGTAAGCCAATGAAAATCAATTTACTTCCCCTGAAGCTTAGAGATGATAACTTTAAACCAGTTGTTAGAGAAGTGCATACTGACCAAATCGATATCATGAAGAGTGAAAAGAGAAGACAAGAACAGGTTCAGAGTTCAAAAACATTAACCGGAGCTCCTGACCTAAATTTTAAGAGTGAACCCACAGCTGATGGCATAGGTCAACATGCGGATGCATATTGGGTTCTGAAACTTGAAAAGAAGTATGCGAAAATAGGGAAGGACATACTGAAGAAGTTTGGGTGGTTGGATCTTGCAAGGAAGGTTTACTCTGTTGAAGGTGGTTTACATATTTGTTTCCCTGTGAGCGCAAAGTTTTCTGATGTACTGAAAGAAAATCAGCATAATATGGTAAATTTATTTGAAGGACAGAGTGATCACATTCATAAACCAGCTATAGGAGCAAAATGTTTAATTGATGAGCTCACCTGTTCAAAAGCCTTGGACATTTTAAAGGAATGTGGTGCCACTATGCTGGTAGATGAAGTTGTTGAAATTAAAAAAACAGCCAAGTCTCCCTTGAAAATAATGAGTGAAGCCGTGGCGTCTCTGCTAAAGGATAAAGACCTACCAGCAGGATTGTTGGAGGAGCTGCCAACAAG ATGGGAGCGACTTGGAGATATTGTTGTGCTTCCAGTGACATCATTCAAGAATCCATTATGGGACTCAATTGCTGAGGAGCTTTGGCCTGTTATTGCCAAATCAGTAAATGCTGCTCGCCTTGCTCGTCAA GGCCGAGTTGCATCAAATGGTACAAGGGACAGTACTTTGGAGATTCTGATAGGAGATAATGGCTGGGTTGATCATCGTGAAAATGGAATTGTCTATTCTTTTGATGCTACTAAGTGCATGTTCTCCTGGGGTAACCTCTCTGAGAAGCTCCGCATGGGCTCTTTGGATTGTAGGGATGAGATTGTGGTGGATTTATTTGCTGGAATTGGATATTTTGTGCTGCCATTTCTTGTCAG GGCCAAGGCAAAACTAGTTTATGCTTGTGAATGGAATCCTCATGCTGTCGAGGCACTGCGGAGAAACGTACAAGCCAATTCTGTCAGTGATCGATGCATCATTCTTGAAGGAGATAACCGAACAACTGCACCTCAA GGAGTGGCTGATCGGGTATGCCTTGGTCTCATTCCGTCAAGTGAATTGAGCTGGGCCACCGCTGTTAGGGCATTAAG